AGCGATGGTCCACACGTGCCCGGACGGATCCATGATCCACGCGGTACGGTCGCCCCAGAACTGGTCCTGTGCTGGAATCAGGAGCTGCGCCCCGCCAGCAATCGCCCGCTCCACTGTTTGATCCACGTCCTCGACATAGACATACATCACCACAGGCGAGCTTCCGTCTGGTTTGGGCGCACGGCTCGACAGGGTCGGCCACTCGCCTTCGA
This portion of the Gemmatimonadota bacterium genome encodes:
- a CDS encoding VOC family protein, translating into MASKVKGIPDGASVVIPRLVCRDPAAAIDFCASTFAAVERVRRLGPDGTVAHALMTIGPAMIMIEGEWPTLSSRAPKPDGSSPVVMYVYVEDVDQTVERAIAGGAQLLIPAQDQFWGDRTAWIMDPSGHVWTIA